A single region of the Pseudothermotoga sp. genome encodes:
- a CDS encoding NADH-dependent [FeFe] hydrogenase, group A6 — MANVKIEINGKTYEVPAGITILEACNQTGIYVPTLCNHPRLEPTGACRVCVIEVEGARNLQPACVTKVQDGMKVRTNTSRVMNAVKFNLALLLSRHPKDCMTCYSNGKCEFQDLIYLYDVKDIFPSEIRSESVDLSSPAVVRDLEKCVVCGRCVRACSELQGMDIYSMVDRGYEALPQTAFEMPLYETDCISCGQCSAFCPVGAITENVNIRRVIEELEKHDKVLVVQTAPATRVALGEEFGMEAGSISTGKMVAALRRLGFDYVFDTNFAADLTIMEEGSEFLERLKKGGPFPMFTSCCPAWVNLAEKLYPQFLKNLSSAKSPHQMLGSVIKSYFAKKINVSPEKIFVVSIMPCTAKKDDIIRPQHMVGNLPAVDVVLTTRELGKLIKMRKIPYASLPEENYDDPLGESTGAAAIFGVTGGVMEAALRTAYELGLGKSLSKIEFASVRGLGGVREATIDFDGKQLRVAIAHGGANVRKLLDKIIKGEVYYDFIEIMACPGGCIGGGGQPKSLDKDVLVKRMEAIYTIDEKSVLRKSHENPSIKKLYEEFLEHPLSHVSHKLLHTTYVDRSRKKVSLTAMEV; from the coding sequence GTGGCCAATGTGAAGATCGAGATCAACGGGAAAACGTACGAAGTACCAGCTGGAATAACGATTCTGGAGGCATGCAATCAGACTGGTATATATGTGCCCACGCTCTGCAATCACCCACGGCTTGAACCAACTGGTGCTTGCCGTGTTTGTGTCATCGAAGTTGAAGGAGCAAGGAATTTGCAACCAGCTTGTGTGACGAAAGTTCAAGATGGAATGAAAGTTCGAACGAACACATCACGTGTCATGAACGCAGTGAAATTCAACCTGGCACTTTTGCTGTCTCGACATCCAAAAGATTGCATGACATGTTACTCCAACGGTAAGTGTGAGTTTCAAGATCTAATATATCTGTACGACGTGAAAGACATTTTTCCAAGTGAAATAAGATCGGAAAGTGTGGATCTGAGCTCTCCGGCAGTAGTAAGAGATTTGGAGAAGTGTGTGGTTTGTGGCAGATGTGTCAGGGCATGTTCTGAACTTCAGGGCATGGACATTTATTCCATGGTCGACCGTGGTTACGAAGCGCTCCCGCAAACAGCTTTTGAAATGCCTCTTTATGAAACGGATTGCATAAGTTGTGGCCAATGTTCTGCTTTTTGTCCAGTAGGTGCTATCACGGAGAACGTCAACATCAGAAGAGTTATAGAAGAACTTGAAAAACATGACAAAGTATTGGTAGTTCAAACAGCACCAGCTACACGCGTGGCCCTCGGTGAAGAGTTCGGTATGGAAGCCGGAAGTATCTCCACTGGGAAGATGGTTGCGGCTCTGAGGAGACTCGGCTTCGATTACGTTTTTGACACAAACTTCGCTGCGGACTTGACCATCATGGAAGAAGGGTCTGAGTTCTTGGAGAGACTCAAAAAGGGTGGACCTTTCCCTATGTTTACCTCTTGTTGCCCAGCATGGGTAAACCTCGCAGAAAAACTCTATCCACAGTTTTTGAAAAACCTGTCCAGCGCGAAATCACCGCATCAAATGCTAGGTTCAGTGATAAAATCGTACTTTGCGAAGAAAATAAACGTTTCACCGGAGAAGATCTTCGTCGTTTCCATCATGCCTTGTACAGCAAAGAAAGATGACATCATTAGGCCTCAACATATGGTCGGTAACTTGCCAGCTGTAGATGTTGTACTGACGACACGTGAGCTTGGAAAACTCATAAAGATGCGGAAGATCCCTTATGCATCGCTTCCAGAAGAGAACTACGACGATCCACTCGGAGAATCCACGGGAGCTGCGGCCATATTCGGTGTCACTGGTGGGGTGATGGAAGCAGCTCTCAGAACCGCATACGAACTTGGGCTTGGTAAATCTCTCTCAAAGATTGAATTCGCTTCTGTGAGGGGGCTGGGTGGTGTCAGGGAAGCCACTATCGATTTCGACGGGAAGCAACTAAGAGTTGCGATCGCTCATGGTGGTGCTAATGTGAGAAAGTTGCTCGACAAAATCATTAAAGGTGAAGTTTATTATGACTTCATCGAAATCATGGCGTGTCCTGGTGGTTGCATTGGCGGAGGAGGTCAGCCGAAGAGCTTAGACAAAGATGTCTTGGTGAAGCGAATGGAAGCCATTTACACTATAGATGAAAAAAGTGTGCTGAGAAAATCTCACGAGAACCCGTCTATAAAGAAACTCTACGAAGAATTCCTTGAACATCCGCTGAGTCATGTGTCCCACAAATTGCTCCATACAACCTACGTGGACAGATCCAGGAAGAAAGTTTCGTTGACCGCGATGGAGGTTTGA
- the rplT gene encoding 50S ribosomal protein L20: protein MRVKRSLHARKKRKKILKAAKGFRGAISRRYKLAKQHYVRAKWYSFAGRKIKKRDFRSVWITRINIAARQHGLKYSELIHGLRLANVNINRKMLSELAVNDPNAFALYVELAKKHLEKKVTAQ from the coding sequence ATGAGAGTCAAACGGTCTTTGCACGCACGGAAAAAGAGGAAAAAAATATTGAAGGCCGCTAAAGGCTTTAGAGGGGCAATCAGTAGAAGGTATAAGCTTGCCAAGCAGCACTACGTGAGAGCTAAGTGGTATTCGTTTGCTGGGAGGAAGATAAAAAAGAGAGATTTCAGAAGCGTTTGGATTACCAGAATAAACATCGCCGCCAGGCAACATGGTTTGAAGTACAGTGAATTGATTCATGGTCTGAGGCTCGCCAATGTAAACATCAACAGGAAAATGTTGTCTGAGCTTGCTGTCAATGATCCGAATGCCTTCGCACTTTATGTGGAGCTCGCCAAAAAACACTTAGAGAAAAAAGTCACAGCACAATAA
- the rpmI gene encoding 50S ribosomal protein L35, translated as MAKNKMKTSKTAAKRFRVTKSGKILFNHARTRHTTGKRRRSTLRELRKKDVLHKGDAKRIKRLLGV; from the coding sequence ATGGCTAAAAACAAAATGAAGACGAGTAAAACAGCTGCCAAGAGATTTAGGGTTACTAAAAGTGGAAAGATCCTGTTCAATCATGCGAGAACAAGGCACACCACTGGGAAGAGAAGGAGGTCCACTTTGCGCGAATTGAGAAAGAAAGATGTTCTCCACAAAGGTGATGCCAAAAGGATCAAAAGACTTCTCGGAGTTTGA
- the infC gene encoding translation initiation factor IF-3: MPAFLLKEVENIEKEQIFLKNEQIKVPKVRVVGQDGKQIGVLPTYKAIELAKKEGLDLVLVSPNTDPPVAKIMDFGKYMYQLAKKQKEAKKKQKVQEVKQMKFRVKIDEHDYMTKLRHIRRFLEEGDKVKVTVMFRGREIAFAEKGEEILKRIAQDVSDIGSVEVEPKLEGKDMWMQIKPKEN; the protein is encoded by the coding sequence TTGCCCGCTTTTTTGCTTAAGGAGGTAGAGAACATCGAGAAAGAACAGATTTTCTTGAAAAACGAGCAGATAAAGGTACCGAAAGTCAGAGTAGTTGGACAAGATGGGAAACAGATAGGTGTTCTTCCAACTTACAAAGCCATAGAACTTGCGAAAAAAGAAGGATTGGACCTAGTTTTGGTATCACCCAACACCGATCCACCAGTGGCGAAGATCATGGATTTCGGTAAGTACATGTATCAGCTTGCTAAAAAGCAGAAAGAAGCCAAAAAGAAGCAGAAAGTGCAAGAGGTAAAGCAAATGAAGTTCAGAGTGAAGATCGATGAACACGATTATATGACAAAATTAAGACACATCCGGAGGTTTCTGGAAGAAGGAGACAAGGTTAAAGTAACTGTGATGTTCAGGGGGAGAGAAATCGCCTTCGCTGAAAAAGGCGAAGAAATATTGAAAAGAATTGCTCAGGACGTAAGCGACATAGGTTCAGTTGAAGTGGAACCAAAATTGGAAGGTAAAGATATGTGGATGCAGATCAAGCCGAAGGAAAATTGA
- a CDS encoding TetR/AcrR family transcriptional regulator, which translates to MSSAREKILEAAKAAFSEKGFDGVSVEEIAQRAGVRKPLIYYYFPSKEVLFEEVWNRALEELENHIFKEVEGENYYVRKIKRFLRAYIDFVTSRTVLSKVIEKERASVLDESGEGIIWKRLRKRYDDFLNKVAQLIEEGKKNEMVNPDIDSHTAAKFITEALTATVSCGSVPQSIESLILGGLIRKNES; encoded by the coding sequence TTGTCTAGCGCTAGAGAAAAAATCTTAGAAGCCGCAAAAGCAGCATTTTCTGAGAAAGGTTTTGATGGTGTAAGCGTAGAAGAAATCGCTCAGCGTGCTGGTGTACGAAAGCCCCTCATTTATTACTATTTTCCAAGTAAGGAAGTCCTCTTTGAGGAGGTTTGGAACAGGGCATTGGAAGAACTCGAGAACCATATTTTCAAGGAAGTCGAGGGGGAAAATTACTACGTTCGGAAAATAAAGAGATTTCTCAGAGCTTATATAGATTTTGTGACGAGTAGGACGGTTTTATCCAAAGTGATAGAGAAGGAGCGAGCGAGTGTACTCGATGAATCTGGAGAGGGGATCATTTGGAAGAGGCTCAGAAAACGTTATGATGATTTCTTAAATAAAGTAGCACAATTGATAGAAGAAGGTAAGAAAAATGAAATGGTTAATCCAGACATCGATTCACATACGGCGGCCAAGTTTATTACGGAAGCTCTCACAGCAACGGTTTCGTGTGGATCTGTGCCTCAATCGATAGAATCCCTCATCCTAGGAGGTTTGATCAGAAAGAACGAAAGTTAG